The Methanomassiliicoccus luminyensis B10 sequence CTCCTGGCCGGCGACTGCACCGCCTTTGCCTTCGCCGCGTTCCACCGGGACTTCATCAAGGGGCGGGTCACCGTCATCGGGTGCCCCAAGCTGGACGACCAGGGGGAGTTCGTCGAGAAGCTGTCCTCCATCCTCTCCGAGAACGGCATCAGGGACATCGCTCTCGTGCACATGGAGGTGCCCTGCTGCGGACAGATGAAGCGGCTGGTGTCCGAGGCGGTGAAGAGGGCAGGCGCCCAAGTGCCGGTGAAGAGCTATACTGTCAGGAGGAACGGCGAGCTCGTAGAGGACGCCGCGTAGGGCGATCTCCACCAAATTATCCAATATCTGGACATTGTTGGATTATACCTCCAATCGTGATTTCCCCTAAGCAATCGATATATACTCTTCCATTCTTTCGATGGAATTGGTTGGATGATACATCCAACCAGAGGAATGAAGGGAATGAAGGCTGCCGTTCTGCGGTCCCCGGGGGACCTTGCCATCGAGGACGTCAAGGAGCCGGAACGCCCGAAAGGGGGCGCGCTCATAAGGGTGGACGCATGCGCCATCTGCCCCACCGACATCAAGATGGCCCGCCGGGGGCAACGGGACCTGGCATACCCGCGCGTCCTGGGCCACGAGGTGGTAGGGACCGTCGTGGACATCGACGGAGGCGAGGCGGCCGTGGGCGACCGGGTGCAGGTATGGCCGGGGATATGCTGCGGCACCTGCCGCTCCTGCCTCAAGGGGCAGGATAACATGTGCTCCTCCCAGGGCATCATCGGGTTCAACTATGACGGGGGCTTCGCCCAATACATGGCCGTTCCCCCGGGCAACCTCCGGCAGGGGGGCGTGAACGTGCTCTCGAAGGATGTGCCCTCGGAGCTGGCCTCGCTGGCGGAACCGCTGGCCTGCTGTGTGCACGGGCGGGACATGGCCCGGACGGGGGAGGGCGACATGGTCCTCATCTTCGGGGCCGGGCCGATGGGGCTGATGAGCACGGCAGTGGCCAAGGCGGCCGGCGGAGTGCCCATCGTGGTG is a genomic window containing:
- a CDS encoding alcohol dehydrogenase catalytic domain-containing protein — encoded protein: MKAAVLRSPGDLAIEDVKEPERPKGGALIRVDACAICPTDIKMARRGQRDLAYPRVLGHEVVGTVVDIDGGEAAVGDRVQVWPGICCGTCRSCLKGQDNMCSSQGIIGFNYDGGFAQYMAVPPGNLRQGGVNVLSKDVPSELASLAEPLACCVHGRDMARTGEGDMVLIFGAGPMGLMSTAVAKAAGGVPIVVEPSAERRAAAEAMGAARTLDPGEDDISAALRDLGGADVAVLASAQADIGDGLLRLMTPRGRVCVFSGLPKDASSRTLDLNQLHYRELSLVGAYGCTSTSNREAVRLISSGAVDLRPLISRTLPLEELEYGFRLIESRKALKCVVTKF